In Bacteroidota bacterium, a single window of DNA contains:
- a CDS encoding integrase core domain-containing protein, whose translation LYTHLETMQQHLDQWLEHYNYERPHRGYRNNGLRPAETVRKFSSQNQKTSTQNERHEG comes from the coding sequence ACCTCTACACCCACCTCGAAACCATGCAGCAGCACCTGGACCAGTGGCTAGAACACTACAACTATGAACGACCCCACAGAGGATATCGAAACAATGGACTGAGGCCAGCTGAAACAGTTCGAAAATTCAGCTCTCAAAATCAAAAAACATCAACCCAAAATGAAAGACATGAAGGCTAG